A portion of the Streptomyces platensis genome contains these proteins:
- a CDS encoding ATP-binding SpoIIE family protein phosphatase: MIFTRWSAKLPGTQRRAAARSDRAAPGTPAVPPTAAPAPSAVPAAADGTPSAPTAATTGSVPAARAEHADPAPTQDRTPATLPPTVDALSVHDILGTIPALVAVVYGPEHRLAYVNGAYAAVFGPRPAGHTAREALPELAALGLLPLMDQVLRSGKPRTVKSRKVPGGAGGDRTRDAYYTFTCTPIEVAASGPAPDPEVACVAPHKGVLVFGAEVTDQIESAERLRASEARQREAAVTLQRSLLPQELEQPDDLCVAATYQPGGTDAAVGGDWYDVITLGAGRTALVIGDVMGRGVRAAAVMGQLRTAVRAYARLDLPPHEVLQLLDGLAAEIDASQIATCVYAVHDPNEGRLVYASAGHLPILVRDPDGTVRRAAEPTGPPLGTGGWLHTSGSVPLGPGSSAVLYTDGLVERRDKDIDHGVEALERAFAGAAGAPDIVCDRLLRSLGITATHDDDVAILVLQHPARTGHDAELFHNAALELHGGTEAAPRARAFASGVLASWRFSPELHDLGVLAASELVANSLQHGTPPMRLRLRRTDRRLIVEVTDGDDHLPRRRRAEPADEAGRGISIVATIASSWGSRRTPGGGKAVWCEFALPRG, translated from the coding sequence GTGATCTTCACGCGCTGGAGCGCCAAACTCCCCGGCACACAGCGGCGCGCCGCCGCCCGGTCCGACCGCGCCGCACCCGGCACGCCGGCCGTCCCGCCCACCGCGGCCCCGGCGCCGTCCGCCGTGCCCGCGGCAGCCGACGGCACACCGTCCGCCCCGACGGCCGCCACCACCGGCTCGGTCCCCGCGGCCCGCGCCGAACACGCCGATCCGGCCCCCACCCAGGACCGCACCCCCGCGACTCTGCCGCCCACCGTGGACGCCCTGTCCGTCCACGACATCCTGGGCACCATCCCGGCCCTGGTCGCCGTCGTCTACGGCCCCGAGCACCGCCTCGCCTACGTCAACGGCGCCTACGCCGCAGTCTTCGGCCCGCGCCCGGCCGGCCACACCGCCCGCGAAGCCCTCCCCGAGCTCGCCGCACTCGGCCTGCTCCCCCTGATGGACCAGGTCCTGCGCAGCGGCAAACCGCGCACGGTCAAGTCCCGCAAGGTCCCCGGCGGCGCCGGCGGCGACCGCACCCGCGACGCCTACTACACCTTCACCTGCACCCCGATCGAGGTCGCCGCCAGCGGCCCGGCCCCCGACCCCGAGGTCGCCTGCGTCGCCCCGCACAAGGGCGTCCTGGTCTTCGGCGCCGAGGTCACCGACCAGATCGAGTCCGCCGAGCGGCTGCGCGCCAGCGAGGCCCGCCAGCGCGAGGCCGCGGTCACCCTCCAGCGCTCCCTGCTGCCCCAGGAACTGGAGCAGCCCGACGACCTCTGCGTCGCCGCCACCTACCAGCCCGGCGGCACGGACGCCGCGGTCGGCGGCGACTGGTACGACGTCATCACCCTCGGCGCCGGCCGTACGGCCCTGGTCATCGGCGATGTCATGGGCCGCGGGGTGCGCGCCGCCGCCGTCATGGGCCAGCTGCGCACCGCGGTCCGCGCCTACGCCCGCCTCGACCTCCCGCCCCACGAGGTCCTCCAGCTTCTGGACGGCCTGGCCGCCGAGATCGACGCCAGCCAGATCGCCACCTGCGTCTACGCCGTCCACGACCCGAACGAGGGCCGCCTGGTCTACGCCTCGGCCGGCCATCTGCCCATCCTCGTCCGCGACCCCGACGGCACGGTCCGCCGCGCCGCCGAACCGACCGGTCCGCCCCTGGGGACCGGCGGCTGGCTGCACACCTCCGGGTCGGTCCCGCTCGGCCCCGGCAGCAGCGCCGTCCTCTACACCGACGGCCTCGTCGAGCGCCGCGACAAGGACATCGACCACGGCGTCGAGGCCCTGGAGCGCGCCTTCGCCGGCGCGGCCGGCGCCCCCGACATCGTCTGCGACCGCCTGCTGCGCTCGCTGGGCATCACGGCCACCCATGACGACGACGTCGCCATCCTCGTCCTCCAGCACCCCGCCCGCACCGGCCATGACGCCGAGCTGTTCCACAACGCTGCCCTCGAACTCCACGGCGGCACCGAAGCGGCCCCGCGCGCCCGCGCCTTCGCCTCCGGCGTCCTCGCCTCCTGGCGCTTCTCGCCCGAACTGCACGACCTCGGTGTGCTGGCCGCCAGCGAACTGGTCGCCAACTCCCTCCAGCACGGCACCCCGCCGATGCGCCTGCGCCTGCGCCGTACGGACCGCCGGCTGATCGTCGAGGTCACCGACGGCGACGACCACCTCCCGCGCCGCCGCCGCGCCGAACCGGCCGACGAGGCAGGCCGGGGCATCTCCATCGTCGCCACCATCGCCTCGTCCTGGGGCTCCCGCCGCACCCCCGGCGGCGGCAAGGCCGTCTGGTGCGAATTCGCGCTGCCCCGCGGATAG
- a CDS encoding MFS transporter produces the protein MTTAMGAALRRIQLGNALSAFGNGFTVPYLYVYVAKVRDLGASTAGVVLAMLAVAALVVLPLTGRAIDRRGPLPVAIAGTVSAAVGALGLGLSATEPLVIASAIALGAGIAVIQPALATMIVWCSTTLTRSRAFATQFFLNNLGLGVGGLVGGLLVDETQASSFVRLFAIEAVMFLVLGAAVATVRLPRGPKVEDPVPTEERAKGAWRAMFADRRMVWLCVLGFVLFFACYGQFESGLAAYATEVTRIAPSSLGIALAANTAAIVAAQFVVLKLVEGRRRSRVMALVGMVWTVAWIAAGVSGLVHGAQMVATALLISTYALFGIGESMLSPTVAPLVADLAPPSLIGQYNSAFALVKQLALAVGPAVGALMVGHGMYAAYIGMLVLCALGITGLSLWLGRMLRPAQDNPHRAVAAVPAARVPAEAEAVACGA, from the coding sequence GTGACCACCGCGATGGGCGCCGCGTTGCGCCGGATCCAGCTCGGGAACGCGCTGAGCGCGTTCGGGAACGGCTTCACCGTTCCGTATCTGTACGTCTATGTGGCGAAGGTGCGGGATCTCGGTGCGAGCACGGCCGGTGTGGTGCTGGCGATGCTGGCGGTGGCCGCATTGGTCGTCCTGCCGCTGACCGGTCGGGCGATCGACCGGCGCGGTCCGCTGCCGGTGGCGATCGCCGGTACGGTCTCCGCCGCCGTCGGTGCCCTGGGGCTGGGGCTGTCCGCCACGGAGCCGCTGGTCATCGCGTCGGCCATCGCGCTCGGTGCGGGCATCGCGGTCATTCAGCCGGCGCTCGCGACGATGATCGTGTGGTGCTCGACGACGCTGACCAGGTCGCGGGCGTTCGCCACCCAGTTCTTCCTGAACAACCTGGGGCTGGGCGTCGGCGGGCTGGTCGGCGGGCTGCTGGTCGACGAGACGCAGGCGTCGAGCTTTGTGCGGCTGTTCGCCATCGAGGCCGTGATGTTCCTGGTGCTCGGCGCGGCGGTGGCGACCGTACGGCTGCCGCGGGGGCCGAAGGTCGAGGACCCGGTGCCGACCGAGGAGCGGGCCAAGGGTGCCTGGCGGGCGATGTTCGCCGACCGGCGGATGGTGTGGCTGTGCGTACTGGGCTTTGTGCTGTTCTTCGCCTGCTACGGACAGTTCGAGTCGGGGCTGGCGGCGTATGCCACCGAGGTCACCCGGATCGCGCCGTCGAGCCTGGGCATCGCGCTCGCGGCCAATACGGCGGCGATCGTGGCGGCGCAGTTCGTGGTGCTCAAGCTGGTCGAGGGGCGGCGGCGCAGCCGGGTGATGGCGCTGGTCGGGATGGTCTGGACGGTGGCATGGATCGCCGCCGGGGTGTCCGGGCTGGTGCACGGTGCGCAGATGGTGGCGACGGCGCTGCTGATCTCGACGTATGCGCTGTTCGGGATAGGCGAGTCGATGCTGTCGCCGACGGTGGCGCCGCTGGTGGCCGATCTGGCGCCGCCCTCGCTGATCGGTCAGTACAACTCGGCGTTCGCGCTGGTCAAGCAGCTGGCGCTGGCGGTTGGTCCGGCGGTGGGTGCGCTGATGGTGGGGCACGGGATGTACGCCGCGTACATCGGGATGCTGGTGCTCTGCGCGCTGGGGATCACCGGGCTGTCGCTGTGGCTGGGCCGGATGCTGCGGCCGGCGCAGGACAATCCGCACCGTGCGGTGGCGGCGGTGCCTGCGGCGCGGGTGCCGGCCGAGGCGGAAGCCGTGGCCTGCGGCGCCTGA
- a CDS encoding NAD(P)/FAD-dependent oxidoreductase: protein MSSEDVTRILVVGGGYVGMYTALRLQRKLKHELRQGTVEIIVVDPEPYMTYQPFLPEAAAGSISPRHVVVPLRRVLPQCKVVIGEVTAIDHDDRRATITTLAAEETGDGAIEVAYDELVLAPGSVSRALPVPGLADVGIGFKTVEEAIGLRNHVLGQLDIASSTRDPAVRDAALTFVFVGGGYAGVEALAELEDMARYAVRYYHNIQPEDMKWILVEATNRILPEVGPEMGRYAVRELRARNIDVRLETRLGSCEKNVAQLSDGSRFPTRTLVWTAGVKPHPILAAAKLPLNTQGRLVCTPALQVDGVEHAWSAGDAAAVPDLTAEPPAGPDEPRALCAPNAQHAVRQSKVLAENLAAAVRGGPIVDYAHKYAGSVASLGLHKGVAHIYGRKLKGYPAWFMHRVYHLSRVPTFNRKARVLAEWTLAGLFKREIVSLGSLENPRAEFELAAGTGRHNEAS from the coding sequence GTGTCTTCGGAAGACGTGACGCGCATTCTCGTGGTCGGCGGTGGCTACGTGGGGATGTATACGGCCCTGCGATTGCAGCGGAAACTGAAGCATGAACTGCGGCAGGGCACCGTCGAGATCATCGTGGTCGACCCCGAGCCCTATATGACGTACCAGCCCTTCCTGCCCGAGGCCGCGGCCGGTTCGATCTCCCCGCGCCATGTCGTCGTACCGCTGCGCCGGGTGCTGCCGCAGTGCAAGGTCGTCATCGGCGAGGTCACCGCCATCGACCACGACGACCGCCGGGCGACCATCACCACCCTGGCCGCGGAGGAGACCGGCGACGGCGCCATCGAGGTGGCGTACGACGAACTGGTCCTCGCGCCGGGCTCGGTCTCCCGCGCCCTGCCCGTCCCGGGCCTGGCCGATGTCGGCATCGGTTTCAAGACAGTCGAGGAAGCCATCGGCCTGCGCAACCACGTCCTCGGCCAGCTCGACATCGCCTCCTCCACCCGTGACCCCGCCGTCCGCGACGCCGCGCTGACCTTCGTCTTCGTCGGCGGCGGCTACGCGGGCGTGGAGGCGCTGGCCGAGCTGGAGGACATGGCCCGCTACGCCGTCCGCTACTACCACAACATCCAGCCCGAGGACATGAAGTGGATCCTGGTGGAGGCGACGAACCGGATCCTGCCCGAAGTGGGCCCGGAGATGGGCCGCTACGCCGTACGGGAGCTGCGGGCCCGCAATATCGACGTACGGCTGGAGACCCGGCTGGGGTCCTGCGAGAAGAATGTCGCCCAGCTCAGCGACGGCTCCCGCTTCCCGACCCGGACCCTGGTGTGGACCGCGGGCGTCAAACCGCACCCCATCCTGGCCGCGGCCAAATTGCCGCTCAACACCCAGGGCCGCCTCGTGTGCACCCCCGCCCTCCAGGTGGACGGCGTCGAACACGCCTGGTCCGCCGGGGACGCGGCCGCGGTCCCCGATCTCACGGCCGAACCGCCCGCCGGGCCCGACGAGCCCCGCGCCCTGTGCGCCCCCAACGCCCAGCACGCCGTCCGCCAGTCCAAGGTCCTCGCCGAGAACCTCGCGGCGGCGGTGCGCGGCGGCCCGATCGTGGACTACGCGCACAAGTACGCCGGCTCGGTGGCCTCGCTCGGCCTCCACAAGGGCGTCGCGCATATCTACGGGCGCAAGCTGAAGGGTTACCCGGCGTGGTTCATGCACCGCGTCTACCACCTCAGCCGGGTGCCGACCTTCAACCGCAAGGCGCGGGTGCTCGCCGAATGGACCCTCGCGGGCCTGTTCAAACGCGAGATCGTCTCGCTCGGCTCGCTGGAGAACCCGCGCGCCGAGTTCGAACTCGCCGCGGGAACCGGACGGCACAACGAAGCGAGCTGA
- a CDS encoding TetR/AcrR family transcriptional regulator — translation MHIQGSQWSATVAVAHASDGAGSGSEHNRPQSNGTAMTNGAGTGTGGRSTPLRVDAQRNLEHVLRAAREVFGELGYGAPMEDVARRARVGVGTVYRRFPSKDVLVRRIAEEETSRLTDQARTALGQEDDPWSALSRFLRTSVASGAGRLLPPGILRVSAAGRAGEPAAPAADGPRMPDGLSEARVPQQRTASGEDGASADLRPAEAAPAAAEETAGADALLEVVGRLVERARAAGELRADVTVSDILLVIATGAPTLPDPGQQQAASARLLEILLEGLRSRPAG, via the coding sequence ATGCACATTCAGGGCTCTCAATGGTCGGCCACTGTCGCTGTGGCACATGCCTCCGACGGCGCCGGGAGCGGTAGCGAGCACAACAGACCCCAGAGCAACGGCACCGCGATGACCAACGGTGCCGGCACGGGGACGGGCGGCCGGAGCACACCGCTTCGGGTGGACGCCCAGCGCAATCTGGAGCACGTACTGCGGGCCGCTCGCGAGGTGTTCGGCGAGCTGGGGTACGGCGCTCCCATGGAGGACGTGGCGCGGCGGGCCCGCGTCGGAGTCGGCACGGTCTACCGCCGGTTCCCGAGCAAGGACGTGCTGGTCCGCCGGATAGCCGAGGAGGAGACCTCACGGCTGACGGACCAGGCGCGTACGGCACTGGGCCAGGAGGACGACCCGTGGTCGGCGCTGTCCCGCTTCCTGCGGACATCGGTCGCCTCGGGTGCCGGACGGCTGCTGCCGCCGGGCATTCTGCGGGTGAGCGCGGCCGGCCGGGCCGGGGAGCCGGCGGCACCGGCCGCGGACGGGCCCCGGATGCCGGACGGCCTGAGCGAGGCGCGGGTGCCGCAGCAGCGCACGGCGTCCGGCGAGGACGGGGCGTCCGCGGATCTCCGGCCGGCCGAGGCCGCGCCGGCCGCCGCCGAGGAGACCGCCGGGGCCGACGCGCTCCTGGAGGTCGTCGGGCGGCTCGTGGAGCGTGCCAGGGCGGCCGGTGAGCTGCGCGCCGATGTGACGGTCTCGGACATCCTTTTAGTGATCGCCACAGGAGCGCCGACGCTGCCCGATCCCGGGCAGCAGCAGGCCGCGTCCGCGCGGCTGCTGGAGATTCTGCTGGAGGGGCTGCGCTCGCGCCCGGCCGGCTGA